A genomic window from Euwallacea fornicatus isolate EFF26 chromosome 30, ASM4011564v1, whole genome shotgun sequence includes:
- the LOC136347786 gene encoding facilitated trehalose transporter Tret1-like isoform X1 — protein sequence MKALGLLNINQEYFFQYFATIAGAFSILSSGINLGWTSPFLPELLSPNSTIPTTTDEGSWCAVAPLLGAPPGAIIAAVLVDKIGRKNTTLLMGPWVSLCFLGIAFSTTIWQITGLRFVIGSVEGALYTVLPMYIGEISDPRIRDFLTSTIAIAAITGTLFINVIGSFLDIFLSSLICAAIPLIHMVAFALVPESPYYYIKRGDFAAAKGSLQVLRGKLDVDQEVDSIAKAVVRQERTSDQAGLLDIFTVSSNRRACFIFVIVCLTNKFSGKNPCMFYTEMIFREAGSSIDATLSVIVYCGVELAAVVMTTLFVMNRFGKRTLLITSSAGCSIAVAALALFFFFKDFGYNISYVFWLPITALVSYNIMFSFGLSFGMVTVLSELFPTNVKAKALCIADTFSVLMGALVSKIFQISVDQAGSMAYPFLFFSICSLVGCVLIVKNMPETRGKTLEEIQQLLIGQEEYSSELTVRQVAFVNNSFI from the exons ATGAAGGCGTTGGGTCTATTAAATATCAACCAAGAGtacttttttcaatatttcgcAACCATAGCCG GTGCCTTTTCCATCCTAAGTTCTGGCATCAACCTAGGATGGACCTCCCCATTCCTGCCGGAGCTGCTTTCTCCGAACTCCACAATCCCCACCACCACCGACGAGGGTTCTTGGTGCGCCGTGGCTCCGCTGTTAGGCGCCCCCCCCGGGGCCATCATAGCGGCTGTTCTGGTGGATAAAATCGGGCGCAAAAACACCACTTTACTGATGGGTCCTTGGGTGTCTTTGTGTTTCCTCGGAATTGCCTTCTCCACGACAATTTGGCAAATCACGGGGCTTCGCTTTGTGATCGGGTCTGTCGAGGGGGCGCTGTATACCGTGTTGCCCATGTACATAGGAGAAATTTCTGATCCCAGGATCAGAGACTTTCTGACCTCCACCATCGCTATCGCTGCAATTACCGGCACTCTGTTCATCAACGTTATCGGAtcctttttggatatttttttatcgagtCTCATCTGCGCCGCGATCCCTTTGATTCACATGGTGGCATTCGCTTTAGTGCCCGAATCGCCTTACTATTACATCAAAAGGGGCGACTTTGCGGCAGCCAAGGGGAGTCTGCAGGTGCTCAGGGGGAAGTTGGACGTGGATCAGGAAGTGGACTCAATTGCTAAAGCGGTAGTCAGACAGGAGAGAACCAGCGATCAAGCGGGGCTTTTGGACATATTCACTGTTTCTAGTAATAGACGGGCATGTTTTATATTCGTCATCGTGTGCTTGACGAACAAATTCAGCGGCAAAAATCCCTGCATGTTTTACACCGAGATGATCTTCAGGGAGGCTGGAAGCTCCATCGATGCGACTCTGTCCGTGATAGTGTACTGTGGAGTGGAATTAGCCGCCGTCGTCATGACTACCCTTTTCGTGATGAACAGGTTCGGCAAAAGAACGCTGCTCATTACCTCTTCGGCGGGATGCTCCATAGCGGTAGCGGCCCTTGCcctctttttcttcttcaaggATTTCGGTTACAACATCTCGTACGTTTTCTGGCTGCCAATTACAGCCCTTGTCTCCTACAACATAATGTTCAGTTTCGGACTTTCATTCGGGATGGTAACCGTTCTAAGCGAGCTTTTCCCCACCAACGTCAAAGCCAAGGCCCTCTGCATTGCGGACACTTTTTCGGTTCTGATGGGGGCGCTGGTTTCGAAGATTTTCCAGATATCCGTCGATCAGGCCGGCTCGATGGCGTATCCCTTCCTGTTCTTCTCAATTTGCAGCCTAGTGGGGTGCGTTTTGATTGTGAAGAATATGCCGGAAACTCGGGGTAAAACTTTGGAGGAAATTCAACAGCTTTTGATTGGACAGGAAGAATATTCGTCCGAGCTCACGGTCAGACAGGTGGCCTTTGTAAATAACTCATTTATATAA
- the LOC136347786 gene encoding facilitated trehalose transporter Tret1-like isoform X2, producing the protein MGPWVSLCFLGIAFSTTIWQITGLRFVIGSVEGALYTVLPMYIGEISDPRIRDFLTSTIAIAAITGTLFINVIGSFLDIFLSSLICAAIPLIHMVAFALVPESPYYYIKRGDFAAAKGSLQVLRGKLDVDQEVDSIAKAVVRQERTSDQAGLLDIFTVSSNRRACFIFVIVCLTNKFSGKNPCMFYTEMIFREAGSSIDATLSVIVYCGVELAAVVMTTLFVMNRFGKRTLLITSSAGCSIAVAALALFFFFKDFGYNISYVFWLPITALVSYNIMFSFGLSFGMVTVLSELFPTNVKAKALCIADTFSVLMGALVSKIFQISVDQAGSMAYPFLFFSICSLVGCVLIVKNMPETRGKTLEEIQQLLIGQEEYSSELTVRQVAFVNNSFI; encoded by the coding sequence ATGGGTCCTTGGGTGTCTTTGTGTTTCCTCGGAATTGCCTTCTCCACGACAATTTGGCAAATCACGGGGCTTCGCTTTGTGATCGGGTCTGTCGAGGGGGCGCTGTATACCGTGTTGCCCATGTACATAGGAGAAATTTCTGATCCCAGGATCAGAGACTTTCTGACCTCCACCATCGCTATCGCTGCAATTACCGGCACTCTGTTCATCAACGTTATCGGAtcctttttggatatttttttatcgagtCTCATCTGCGCCGCGATCCCTTTGATTCACATGGTGGCATTCGCTTTAGTGCCCGAATCGCCTTACTATTACATCAAAAGGGGCGACTTTGCGGCAGCCAAGGGGAGTCTGCAGGTGCTCAGGGGGAAGTTGGACGTGGATCAGGAAGTGGACTCAATTGCTAAAGCGGTAGTCAGACAGGAGAGAACCAGCGATCAAGCGGGGCTTTTGGACATATTCACTGTTTCTAGTAATAGACGGGCATGTTTTATATTCGTCATCGTGTGCTTGACGAACAAATTCAGCGGCAAAAATCCCTGCATGTTTTACACCGAGATGATCTTCAGGGAGGCTGGAAGCTCCATCGATGCGACTCTGTCCGTGATAGTGTACTGTGGAGTGGAATTAGCCGCCGTCGTCATGACTACCCTTTTCGTGATGAACAGGTTCGGCAAAAGAACGCTGCTCATTACCTCTTCGGCGGGATGCTCCATAGCGGTAGCGGCCCTTGCcctctttttcttcttcaaggATTTCGGTTACAACATCTCGTACGTTTTCTGGCTGCCAATTACAGCCCTTGTCTCCTACAACATAATGTTCAGTTTCGGACTTTCATTCGGGATGGTAACCGTTCTAAGCGAGCTTTTCCCCACCAACGTCAAAGCCAAGGCCCTCTGCATTGCGGACACTTTTTCGGTTCTGATGGGGGCGCTGGTTTCGAAGATTTTCCAGATATCCGTCGATCAGGCCGGCTCGATGGCGTATCCCTTCCTGTTCTTCTCAATTTGCAGCCTAGTGGGGTGCGTTTTGATTGTGAAGAATATGCCGGAAACTCGGGGTAAAACTTTGGAGGAAATTCAACAGCTTTTGATTGGACAGGAAGAATATTCGTCCGAGCTCACGGTCAGACAGGTGGCCTTTGTAAATAACTCATTTATATAA